In the genome of Poecilia reticulata strain Guanapo linkage group LG16, Guppy_female_1.0+MT, whole genome shotgun sequence, one region contains:
- the apoc1 gene encoding apolipoprotein C-I, with the protein MRLYLAAAVLLLALVAYTEAQDDFAERFSNFGDQLTEFGKNVAEKAKTHYDTISTSEFAVSTRNWFTEQFQKIKTKVNEMASQ; encoded by the exons ATGAGACTGTATCTTGCAGCTGCCGTGCTGTTGCTGGCTCTTGTCGCATACACAG AGGCTCAGGATGACTTTGCAGAAAGGTTCTCAAACTTTGGGGATCAGCTCACAGAGTTCGGCAAGAATGTAGCTGAAAAAGCCAAGACCCATTATGACACCATTTCGACCAGTGAATTTGCAGTGAGCACCAG GAATTGGTTCACAGAGCAGTTCCAGAAGATTAAGACCAAGGTAAATGAAATGGCCAGTCAATGA
- the apoa2 gene encoding apolipoprotein A-II isoform X1 codes for MYTGLFPPISSRPDVSCGLQTTRLQRRLSRLGSVHPATTVGAQLLLTSATLTSLKNISLLPKRKMNTKLILALVFALQVSMSLSQVPAPSQELVDKYESLKATFYRRLVNAYGKLQGTVGQNEQAQTTREFIESLRDKPELQAVAKVASGLGSEAAPVVDRARASLLGLYEQYLRPHVGNGLSEAIDQIKVYLDQYMPAE; via the exons ATGTACACTGGACTTT TCCCCCCTATATCATCTCGTCCAGATGTGAGCTGTGGTTTACAGACAACTCGCCTCCAGAGAAGACTGTCACGTCTTGGATCTGTACATCCAGCAACCACAGTAGGTGCTCAGCTCTTGTTAACGAGCGCAACTCTGACTTCTTTGAAGAATATTTCACTTTTGCCCAAAAGAA AGATGAACACAAAATTGATCCTCGCACTTGTCTTCGCTCTTCAGG tcTCCATGAGCCTGAGTCAGGTTCCTGCACCAAGCCAGGAACTTGTCGACAAGTATGAGAGCCTGAAAGCTACATTCTACAGGAGACTGGTCAATGCTTATGGCAAGCTGCAGGGTACCGTTGGACAGAATGAGCAAGCACAGACCACCAGGGAGTTCATCGAGTCTCTGAGAGACAAGCCTGAACTGCAAGCAGTTGCCAAAGTTGCAAG TGGTCTGGGCTCAGAAGCAGCTCCAGTGGTGGACAGAGCTCGTGCATCTCTGCTCGGTTTGTACGAACAATACCTGCGCCCCCATGTCGGAAACGGCTTGAGCGAAGCCATCGACCAGATCAAGGTCTACCTGGATCAATACATGCCCGCTGAGTAA
- the apoa2 gene encoding apolipoprotein A-II isoform X2, with amino-acid sequence MTFVCSPPYIISSRCELWFTDNSPPEKTVTSWICTSSNHKMNTKLILALVFALQVSMSLSQVPAPSQELVDKYESLKATFYRRLVNAYGKLQGTVGQNEQAQTTREFIESLRDKPELQAVAKVASGLGSEAAPVVDRARASLLGLYEQYLRPHVGNGLSEAIDQIKVYLDQYMPAE; translated from the exons ATGACGTTTGTTTGCAGTCCCCCCTATATCATCTCGTCCAGATGTGAGCTGTGGTTTACAGACAACTCGCCTCCAGAGAAGACTGTCACGTCTTGGATCTGTACATCCAGCAACCACA AGATGAACACAAAATTGATCCTCGCACTTGTCTTCGCTCTTCAGG tcTCCATGAGCCTGAGTCAGGTTCCTGCACCAAGCCAGGAACTTGTCGACAAGTATGAGAGCCTGAAAGCTACATTCTACAGGAGACTGGTCAATGCTTATGGCAAGCTGCAGGGTACCGTTGGACAGAATGAGCAAGCACAGACCACCAGGGAGTTCATCGAGTCTCTGAGAGACAAGCCTGAACTGCAAGCAGTTGCCAAAGTTGCAAG TGGTCTGGGCTCAGAAGCAGCTCCAGTGGTGGACAGAGCTCGTGCATCTCTGCTCGGTTTGTACGAACAATACCTGCGCCCCCATGTCGGAAACGGCTTGAGCGAAGCCATCGACCAGATCAAGGTCTACCTGGATCAATACATGCCCGCTGAGTAA
- the apoc2 gene encoding apolipoprotein C-II, with translation MNKLLVVTVLVALLAVSADSFRLRRQVEEEEEGTLTKISGAVKSYYNSAVDTVNGYVDSIKDLKLEQKAKNLYTETSTVVSTYAGIFQDQLYHFFHH, from the exons ATGAATAAACTGCTGGTCGTTACTGTGCTGGTTGCACTTCTTGCTGTCA GCGCCGATAGCTTTCGTTTGAGAAGGcaagtggaggaggaggaagagggaacGCTGACCAAGATCTCAGGCGCTGTCAAGTCCTACTACAACAGCGCCGTGGACACCGTCAACGGATACGTGGACAGCATCAAAGACCTGAAACTCGAACAGAAAGCAAA gAATCTTTACACCGAAACCAGTACAGTTGTGAGCACCTACGCCGGCATATTCCAAGACCAGCTTTACCATTTTTTCCACCACTAG
- the LOC103477844 gene encoding trypsinogen-like protein 3, with translation MHLLLLAATLVLAGAYPLEDVRECQPHSRPWHVWLHGGGVSCSGALIDEWWIVTSFECAPISYQTVASLGEHDSSVQEGTEQHILVSDVIQHSPYRSPFHSLTIVRLSAPARFNQYVKPIPLPTRCTKTGEICSISGWGSTDPNQYVPSKHLKCLTVPVVDDMTCLNTFPSYLFWGVMVCAGQANTDNCLTGSSNVMVCAGELQGLTWFNHGCEDPAHPTVYTKMCEYTRWIKDVMSMYSPETTAFPWTT, from the exons ATGCATCTTCTCCTCCTGGCTGCTACCTTGGTGCTCGCAG GAGCATACCCCCTGGAAGATGTGAGGGAGTGTCAGCCTCATTCAAGGCCCTGGCATGTGTGGCTGCACGGTGGAGGAGTGTCATGCAGCGGGGCGCTCATTGACGAGTGGTGGATAGTGACTTCGTTTGAGTGTGCACCTAT ATCCTATCAGACCGTTGCCTCTCTTGGGGAACATGACTCAAGTGTGCAGGAAGGCACAGAGCAGCACATCCTGGTTTCTGACGTGATCCAACACAGCCCCTACCGCTCGCCTTTCCACAGCCTCACCATAGTGCGTCTGTCTGCGCCCGCCAGGTTTAACCAGTATGTCAAACCAATCCCACTGCCAACCCGCTGCACAAAGACCGGGGAGATCTGCTCCATCAGTGGCTGGGGCTCCACAGATCCAAACCAGT ATGTCCCCTCCAAGCACCTGAAGTGTCTTACTGTGCCTGTGGTGGATGATATGACTTGTTTGAATACCTTCCCTTCATATCTGTTCTGGGGTGTCATGGTCTGCGCCGGTCAAGCAAACACAGATAACTGCCTG ACTGGTAGCAGCAACGTGATGGTGTGTGCCGGTGAACTGCAGGGTCTGACGTGGTTCAATCACGGCTGCGAGGATCCAGCTCACCCCACAGTTTACACCAAGATGTGTGAATACACCCGCTGGATTAAAGACGTGATGAGCATGTATTCTCCCGAGACCACTGCTTTCCCCTGGACAACATAA